Proteins encoded together in one Etheostoma cragini isolate CJK2018 chromosome 11, CSU_Ecrag_1.0, whole genome shotgun sequence window:
- the rprma gene encoding protein reprimo A, whose product MNSTGFNRTEGGLLNTTEELFCCNFSSVVTDNGFVAAAPDERSLFVMRVVQIAVMCVLSLTVVFGIFFLGCNLLIKSEGMINFLVTDRRPSKETEAVIVGAY is encoded by the coding sequence ATGAACAGCACCGGGTTCAACCGAACGGAGGGAGGACTGCTCAACACGACCGAGGAGTTATTCTGCTGCAACTTTTCCTCCGTGGTGACTGATAACGGCTTCGTGGCCGCCGCTCCGGATGAGAGGAGTCTCTTCGTCATGCGGGTGGTCCAGATAGCCGTCATGTGCGTTTTGTCCCTCACGGTGGTTTTTGGCATATTTTTCCTGGGTTGCAACCTTCTCATAAAGTCTGAAGGAATGATAAACTTTTTAGTAACGGACAGGAGACCGTCTAAAGAAACGGAGGCAGTAATTGTTGGAGCCTACTGA